One genomic window of Nitrosomonas sp. Is35 includes the following:
- a CDS encoding peptidoglycan D,D-transpeptidase FtsI family protein encodes MIKPEVRQIKLSGWRSLLLFGLLVLGLISLAGRAAYLQGMHHDFLQEKGESRYSRVVEMNADRGMITDRNGHILAISSPVASVYVDPKMIDIKPEQLKQLAGLLEMDSAEIDARIHRENSRFVYLKRQVVPDIADKIMKLKIKGIYFASESKRYYPESEFAAHVLGFTDINDEGQEGVERGWQDKLAGELGRRRVLKDNKGQIIEDVENIRPPKPGEDLVLSIDRRIQYRAHAELKEAVLANNAKAGSIVVLDAQTGEILALTNLPAYNPNRRSSITNERLRNRALIDTFEPGSTLKPFTVAIAMEIGKVNANTVLQTAPGMWQVGRKTIRDVSNKGELTVAQIIQQSSNVGTAKIALSLESQTMWEMFNRSGFGTLTNSGFPGEASGILRPYNKWRPIEQATMSYGHGISTSLMQLARAYTIFASGGELKPISLLKQNMPVMGQRVISRDTAQAMNRMLEMATKPGGTAPLAQISGYRVAGKTGTAHKLIDGQYANKRYISTFVGYAPASNPRLIIAVMIDEPSAGKYFGGAVAAPVFSNVMSGALRILNIPPDAPANNVVTFTATPEMGDEG; translated from the coding sequence ATGATTAAACCCGAAGTACGGCAAATCAAATTATCGGGGTGGCGCTCCTTGCTGCTGTTCGGTTTGCTGGTGCTCGGTTTGATCAGCTTGGCGGGACGTGCGGCCTATTTGCAGGGAATGCACCATGATTTTCTCCAAGAAAAAGGAGAATCGCGCTATAGCCGTGTTGTGGAAATGAACGCCGATCGCGGCATGATTACCGACCGCAATGGCCATATTCTGGCAATCAGTTCACCGGTCGCCTCCGTTTACGTTGATCCGAAAATGATCGATATCAAGCCGGAGCAATTGAAGCAATTAGCCGGTTTGCTCGAGATGGATAGCGCCGAGATCGATGCCCGCATCCACCGGGAAAATAGCCGGTTTGTATACTTGAAGCGCCAAGTGGTGCCGGATATCGCCGATAAGATCATGAAGTTGAAGATCAAAGGCATCTATTTTGCCAGCGAATCCAAACGCTACTATCCGGAAAGCGAATTTGCCGCGCATGTACTCGGTTTTACCGATATCAACGACGAAGGCCAGGAAGGCGTAGAGCGCGGCTGGCAGGATAAACTCGCGGGCGAGCTGGGGCGCCGCCGTGTGCTTAAGGATAATAAAGGACAGATCATCGAGGATGTGGAAAACATCCGTCCGCCCAAGCCTGGCGAGGATTTGGTGTTGTCCATCGATAGAAGAATTCAGTATCGCGCCCATGCGGAATTAAAAGAAGCGGTGCTCGCCAATAACGCCAAGGCGGGCAGCATCGTTGTGCTGGATGCGCAAACCGGTGAGATCTTGGCTCTGACCAATTTACCGGCGTACAACCCGAACCGGCGATCATCGATTACCAATGAGCGGCTGCGTAACCGGGCGCTGATCGATACATTCGAGCCGGGCTCGACACTAAAGCCTTTCACCGTGGCGATTGCGATGGAAATCGGCAAAGTTAATGCCAATACGGTGCTGCAAACCGCGCCTGGAATGTGGCAGGTGGGCAGAAAAACCATCCGCGATGTCAGCAACAAAGGCGAACTGACCGTCGCGCAAATCATTCAGCAGTCGAGCAACGTCGGTACGGCAAAAATCGCGTTATCGCTCGAATCGCAAACGATGTGGGAGATGTTTAACCGCTCCGGGTTTGGCACGTTGACGAATTCGGGTTTTCCCGGAGAAGCCAGCGGAATTTTGCGCCCGTACAATAAATGGCGTCCGATTGAGCAAGCTACGATGTCGTACGGTCACGGCATATCTACCAGCCTGATGCAATTGGCGCGCGCTTACACGATTTTTGCCAGCGGCGGTGAATTGAAACCGATCTCGCTCTTGAAACAAAACATGCCGGTGATGGGGCAACGCGTCATCTCGCGCGATACCGCACAAGCGATGAACCGTATGCTGGAGATGGCGACCAAACCCGGCGGCACGGCGCCGCTGGCGCAGATCAGCGGTTACCGCGTGGCTGGCAAAACGGGAACAGCGCATAAATTGATCGATGGTCAATACGCCAATAAGCGTTATATTTCAACGTTTGTCGGCTATGCACCGGCATCGAATCCGCGCCTGATCATCGCCGTGATGATCGATGAGCCTTCCGCCGGAAAATATTTCGGCGGTGCCGTAGCAGCGCCGGTGTTCAGTAATGTCATGTCCGGTGCTTTGCGCATCTTGAATATTCCGCCGGATGCACCGGCTAATAATGTCGTTACCTTTACCGCAACCCCTGAAATGGGTGATGAAGGATGA
- the ftsL gene encoding cell division protein FtsL: protein MFKLNIFLVFILIASALGVVTSQHMVRKLFMALENEKGIERKLDVEWGRLQLEQSTLIMHGRIEQIAKERLSMTVPAASSIQIISINDAENRLNTEGLKP from the coding sequence ATGTTCAAACTGAACATTTTTCTGGTTTTTATATTGATCGCGAGTGCGCTGGGCGTGGTGACCTCGCAGCACATGGTGCGCAAACTGTTTATGGCGCTAGAAAATGAAAAAGGAATCGAGCGCAAGCTGGATGTGGAATGGGGAAGATTGCAACTGGAACAAAGCACATTAATCATGCACGGGCGGATTGAGCAGATTGCGAAAGAGCGGTTGAGTATGACCGTACCCGCCGCTTCCAGCATACAAATCATATCCATTAACGATGCAGAAAACCGCTTGAACACGGAAGGGTTAAAACCATGA
- the rsmH gene encoding 16S rRNA (cytosine(1402)-N(4))-methyltransferase RsmH: MHISVLLHEAVDALAIKPDGVYVDATFGRGGHSRLILSRLGEHGRLIALDRDPVAVMSGEAIEDKRFCIRHGSFSQLRQIMQELGITRINGVLLDLGVSSPQLEEISRGFSFRADGPLDMRMDTTKGQTAAEWLATVAEDQLGWVIKEYGEERFARQVARAVIVARARQPIVTTSQLAEIVATVLRSRQRQREIVRHPATRTFQAIRIYLNQELEELSLVLPQCVELLNPGGRLVVISFHSLEDRMVKLFMRKAASMDELPRGVPLQEKDLLRFSNQTLRVIGRAVRPGEQEVAENARARSAVMRVAERVTING, translated from the coding sequence ATGCACATTTCGGTGTTGTTGCACGAGGCGGTCGATGCATTGGCCATCAAACCGGATGGTGTGTATGTAGATGCGACGTTCGGGCGCGGCGGGCATAGCCGCTTGATTTTGTCTCGACTGGGGGAGCATGGCCGGTTAATCGCCTTGGATAGAGATCCGGTTGCGGTGATGTCGGGCGAGGCCATTGAGGACAAACGGTTTTGTATCCGGCACGGCAGTTTCTCGCAATTGCGGCAGATCATGCAAGAGTTGGGAATCACCAGAATAAACGGTGTTTTGCTCGATTTGGGCGTGTCGTCGCCGCAGCTGGAGGAAATTTCGCGCGGTTTCAGCTTCCGTGCCGATGGTCCGCTCGACATGCGCATGGATACAACGAAGGGTCAAACGGCGGCGGAGTGGCTGGCGACAGTCGCAGAAGATCAACTGGGATGGGTGATCAAGGAATATGGCGAAGAACGGTTTGCTCGGCAGGTTGCAAGAGCGGTTATTGTGGCAAGAGCGCGGCAGCCTATTGTTACCACATCACAACTTGCCGAGATTGTCGCAACGGTTTTGCGTTCGCGGCAACGCCAGCGGGAAATTGTGCGGCATCCGGCGACGCGCACTTTTCAGGCGATACGGATCTATCTCAACCAGGAGCTTGAGGAATTGTCGCTCGTTTTGCCGCAGTGTGTGGAGTTGTTGAATCCGGGCGGACGGTTGGTGGTGATCAGTTTTCACTCTTTGGAGGATCGCATGGTCAAACTATTTATGCGCAAAGCTGCCAGCATGGACGAACTGCCTCGCGGCGTCCCGCTGCAAGAAAAGGATCTGCTGCGTTTCAGCAATCAAACGTTACGCGTGATCGGCCGGGCGGTGCGTCCGGGGGAGCAGGAAGTGGCGGAAAATGCGCGCGCCAGAAGTGCGGTGATGCGTGTGGCTGAAAGAGTAACCATAAACGGGTAA
- the mraZ gene encoding division/cell wall cluster transcriptional repressor MraZ, which yields MFRGVTQLSLDAKGRLAIPARYRGELMSTCSGHLIVTVDPSKCLLIYPQPAWEPIEQKLNNLSSFDSKTRNLQRLLVGNASDVEMDAAGRILLPPPLRLFAGLSKDVVLVGQGAKFELWDEVQWNVQIEEALAFKDGDMPPELEGFSL from the coding sequence ATGTTTCGTGGCGTCACGCAACTTAGTCTTGATGCAAAAGGTAGGCTTGCGATACCCGCAAGATACCGTGGCGAGCTGATGTCTACCTGCTCAGGGCATTTGATCGTCACTGTCGATCCTTCAAAATGTTTATTGATTTATCCTCAGCCAGCCTGGGAACCGATAGAGCAAAAACTCAATAATCTTTCTAGTTTTGATTCGAAGACCCGCAATTTGCAGCGGCTGCTGGTAGGTAATGCCAGCGATGTCGAAATGGATGCTGCTGGCCGCATTTTGCTGCCGCCGCCGCTGCGCCTTTTTGCCGGTTTATCCAAGGATGTGGTTTTGGTTGGCCAGGGGGCTAAGTTTGAATTGTGGGATGAAGTGCAATGGAATGTACAAATTGAAGAAGCGCTGGCTTTTAAAGATGGCGATATGCCGCCTGAGCTGGAAGGCTTCTCGCTGTAA
- a CDS encoding DNA-3-methyladenine glycosylase, protein MTPQYWTQATQELATCDPVMQQLIEQFPDATLISRGCAFTTLARSIVGQQISVKAAESVWQKVIGAIPDITPHTIAAAEQELLRSCGLSARKVIYLHDLSRHFREGDLNETAWEDLDDESIIKQLIQVKGIGRWTAEMFLIFHLHRPDVLPLDDIGLQRAISLHYLDKQPVDKKTMLELAKPWEPWRSVATWYLWRSLDPLPVAY, encoded by the coding sequence ATGACACCCCAATACTGGACACAAGCCACACAAGAATTGGCGACATGCGATCCCGTCATGCAACAATTGATCGAGCAGTTTCCCGATGCCACATTAATCTCACGCGGCTGCGCGTTCACAACACTCGCACGTTCCATCGTCGGTCAGCAAATTTCCGTCAAAGCCGCCGAAAGCGTCTGGCAAAAAGTGATCGGTGCGATCCCGGACATCACGCCGCACACCATCGCCGCAGCCGAGCAGGAATTACTCAGATCGTGCGGATTGTCCGCAAGAAAGGTCATCTACCTGCACGATTTATCGCGGCACTTCCGCGAAGGGGATTTGAATGAAACGGCGTGGGAAGATTTGGACGATGAAAGCATCATCAAACAACTGATTCAGGTCAAAGGGATTGGACGCTGGACCGCGGAAATGTTCCTGATCTTCCATCTGCATCGCCCGGATGTGCTGCCGCTCGACGACATCGGCCTGCAACGCGCAATAAGCCTGCACTACCTTGATAAACAACCGGTCGACAAAAAAACCATGCTCGAACTCGCCAAGCCCTGGGAGCCGTGGCGCTCGGTCGCCACGTGGTATTTATGGCGCAGTTTGGATCCGCTGCCGGTGGCGTATTGA
- a CDS encoding type II toxin-antitoxin system RelE/ParE family toxin, with translation MLEIRKTKVFVDWLNGLHDIRARSRILVRIERLAMGNPGDVKPVGEGVSEMRIDYGPGYRVYFKSFGNKLIILLAGGDKRSQSDDIKTALRLIHDLQENK, from the coding sequence ATGCTGGAAATAAGAAAAACCAAGGTATTTGTTGATTGGCTGAACGGCTTGCACGATATTCGCGCCAGATCGCGTATCTTGGTTCGGATTGAACGTCTGGCAATGGGCAATCCCGGCGATGTAAAACCGGTTGGCGAAGGCGTTTCCGAAATGCGAATTGACTATGGCCCAGGCTACCGGGTGTATTTCAAGTCTTTTGGAAATAAATTGATTATTTTACTGGCGGGCGGCGATAAACGCAGCCAATCGGACGACATCAAAACCGCTCTGCGCTTGATACATGACTTACAGGAAAACAAATGA
- a CDS encoding addiction module antidote protein — translation MTDSKLHTTPFDVAEHLRTPEEMAAYLEACFEEAGDDAAFIARALGNIARAQGMSQIARDSGLSRESLYKALSGDRNPSFDTILKVIHALGIKLHATAASASDQ, via the coding sequence ATGACCGATAGCAAACTACATACGACACCATTCGATGTTGCCGAACATCTGAGAACCCCTGAGGAAATGGCCGCTTATCTCGAAGCATGCTTTGAAGAGGCCGGTGACGACGCCGCCTTCATCGCCCGGGCACTGGGTAACATCGCGCGCGCCCAAGGCATGTCGCAAATAGCGCGCGATTCCGGTCTGTCGCGCGAAAGTCTGTATAAAGCGCTTTCAGGCGATCGCAACCCGAGTTTTGATACGATTTTGAAGGTTATCCATGCGCTGGGCATCAAACTTCACGCAACGGCAGCATCGGCATCGGATCAATAG
- a CDS encoding nucleotidyltransferase substrate binding protein: protein MIDYQYFQKSLNHLQAQFLNYQSLDPALPKLMQEAVAESVIQRFEVCYDCLWKVLKRYLVEVLGIPEVPNSPKPIFRLAAENNLLPSAVERWLDYAEARTHTTHDYSGEKAKACLSLMGDFIRDATALYQLLSKQTGQ from the coding sequence ATGATCGACTACCAATACTTTCAGAAATCACTCAATCACTTGCAAGCGCAATTTCTGAATTACCAATCGCTGGATCCTGCATTACCTAAGTTGATGCAGGAGGCGGTCGCGGAGTCGGTGATTCAGCGTTTTGAGGTATGTTATGACTGCCTGTGGAAAGTACTGAAACGCTACCTGGTTGAAGTATTGGGTATTCCGGAAGTGCCGAACAGTCCGAAGCCGATTTTCCGGTTGGCTGCAGAAAACAATTTGCTGCCTTCCGCTGTTGAACGATGGCTGGATTACGCCGAAGCGCGTACCCACACCACACACGATTACAGCGGCGAAAAAGCCAAAGCGTGTTTGTCGCTGATGGGCGATTTTATTCGCGATGCTACTGCGCTCTACCAATTACTCAGCAAGCAAACAGGGCAGTAA
- a CDS encoding nucleotidyltransferase domain-containing protein, whose translation MQDIDITPDQRKILIDLLNDYLPDVKVWVYGSRIKGTARPQSDLDLAVFTSVEQKRAVAALKEALEESQLPFRVDLFVWDEIPEQFRDNIQQAHVILVNAHSS comes from the coding sequence ATGCAGGATATCGATATTACGCCGGATCAGCGCAAAATCCTGATCGATCTGCTGAATGACTATCTGCCGGACGTGAAGGTCTGGGTTTACGGTTCACGCATCAAAGGAACGGCGCGTCCGCAATCCGATTTGGATTTGGCGGTTTTTACATCCGTGGAGCAGAAGCGGGCAGTCGCCGCGTTGAAAGAAGCGTTGGAAGAAAGTCAGCTGCCGTTCCGGGTCGATTTATTCGTCTGGGATGAAATCCCGGAACAGTTTCGCGACAATATTCAGCAAGCGCATGTGATTTTGGTCAACGCACATTCGTCGTAA
- a CDS encoding cysteine desulfurase family protein has product MEPTYFDHNATTRLDDAVLEAMLPYFQQEFGNASSRHSYGINARRAIDKARKQVAEAVGVQPVQVVFTSGGSEANNLFVRGAVDSLKPGNLFISAIEHPCVLKPAQAIARRGCDPWPLQQLAVNADGQADVAAATAAMQANKPGLVSVMLANNETGVIQDVAAIAELARSHGAYVHTDAIQGLGKIPVDFAALKVHAMTLSAHKVYGPKGAAALIVDKRLLLKPLIYGGGHENGLRSGTENVPAIVGFGVACELAVARLAETAQHVAKLRDRLETGLTGMGAAIFGGQAARIPNTCYFALPDIEGDTLVVKLDKAGFAVAAGAACSSVNPGQSHVLAAMQVDPMLARCAVRVSLGRDNTLQQVDDFLRATQRIVAELRQINSLSF; this is encoded by the coding sequence ATGGAACCAACCTACTTCGACCACAACGCCACCACCCGCCTTGATGACGCGGTTTTAGAAGCCATGCTGCCATATTTCCAGCAGGAATTCGGTAATGCGTCGAGCCGTCACAGTTATGGGATCAATGCCCGGCGGGCGATCGATAAGGCGCGCAAGCAGGTGGCGGAGGCGGTTGGGGTGCAGCCGGTGCAGGTGGTTTTCACCAGCGGCGGTTCGGAAGCGAACAATTTGTTTGTGCGCGGCGCGGTGGATAGTTTAAAACCGGGGAATCTGTTCATCAGCGCGATCGAGCATCCATGTGTGCTGAAACCGGCGCAGGCGATTGCGCGGCGTGGTTGCGATCCTTGGCCGTTGCAGCAATTGGCGGTCAATGCGGACGGGCAAGCCGATGTCGCTGCCGCCACTGCGGCGATGCAGGCGAATAAACCGGGACTGGTGTCGGTCATGCTGGCGAATAACGAAACCGGCGTGATCCAGGATGTCGCTGCGATTGCCGAATTGGCGCGCTCGCATGGCGCTTACGTTCACACCGATGCGATTCAGGGATTGGGCAAAATTCCGGTGGATTTTGCCGCGCTGAAAGTGCATGCGATGACGTTGTCGGCGCACAAGGTTTATGGCCCGAAAGGCGCGGCGGCGTTGATCGTCGATAAGCGCTTGCTGTTGAAACCATTGATTTACGGGGGTGGCCATGAAAATGGCTTGCGTTCCGGCACCGAGAATGTGCCTGCAATTGTGGGATTTGGTGTGGCGTGCGAATTGGCCGTCGCGCGCTTGGCGGAAACCGCGCAGCACGTTGCTAAGTTGCGTGATCGGCTGGAAACCGGGTTGACCGGCATGGGCGCGGCGATTTTCGGCGGACAGGCGGCGCGCATTCCGAATACCTGTTATTTCGCGCTGCCGGATATCGAGGGCGATACGCTAGTGGTTAAATTGGACAAAGCCGGTTTTGCCGTTGCCGCCGGGGCAGCGTGCTCCAGTGTGAATCCGGGGCAAAGCCATGTGCTGGCGGCGATGCAAGTCGATCCGATGCTCGCGCGCTGCGCGGTGCGTGTCAGTCTAGGCCGTGACAACACACTTCAACAAGTGGACGATTTTTTGCGCGCCACGCAACGCATTGTTGCAGAATTGCGCCAGATCAACAGTCTCTCGTTCTAA
- a CDS encoding phosphocholine cytidylyltransferase family protein, which produces MTNQTTQPVKAIILSAGQGRRLLPLTENTPKCLLPVAGKPVLAWQIDALLAAGVEEVTIITGFQVAQIEELLQQRYAHHPKIRILFNPFYEVADNLASCWIARTEMDSDFLILNGDTVIETALLDKVLNSESAPITLSVDFKDSYDADDMKVQLNADGWVQQVSKIVPPHQVNAESIGLIYFRGNGVQTFRQAVEEALRHPAELKSWYLSIIDRLAKQHLVNSCSINGLRWCEIDFIEDLSRAGIIFSQ; this is translated from the coding sequence ATGACGAATCAAACCACACAGCCGGTCAAAGCCATCATCCTGAGCGCAGGGCAGGGGCGGCGCTTACTGCCACTGACCGAGAACACCCCGAAATGCCTGTTGCCGGTTGCCGGTAAACCCGTGCTGGCTTGGCAAATCGACGCCTTGCTCGCGGCCGGTGTCGAAGAGGTCACCATTATCACGGGTTTCCAGGTGGCGCAAATTGAGGAATTGCTGCAACAACGGTACGCCCATCATCCCAAGATTAGAATCCTATTCAATCCTTTTTACGAGGTGGCGGATAATCTGGCGAGCTGCTGGATTGCGCGTACCGAAATGGATAGCGATTTTTTGATACTAAATGGCGATACCGTGATCGAAACCGCGCTGTTGGACAAAGTCTTGAATTCAGAATCCGCGCCCATTACACTGAGTGTGGATTTTAAGGATAGCTACGACGCCGACGATATGAAAGTGCAATTGAACGCCGATGGCTGGGTGCAACAAGTGAGTAAAATCGTGCCGCCGCATCAAGTCAACGCGGAATCCATCGGGCTGATCTATTTTCGCGGCAACGGTGTGCAAACATTCCGGCAAGCCGTGGAAGAAGCGTTGCGTCATCCGGCGGAGCTGAAATCGTGGTATTTGTCGATTATCGACCGGCTGGCTAAGCAGCATCTGGTCAATTCCTGCTCGATCAACGGATTGCGCTGGTGTGAAATCGATTTTATCGAGGATCTATCCCGCGCAGGCATCATTTTCAGTCAATAA
- a CDS encoding HIT family protein, protein MQYSIPSDFNATMRKFGAPQTIIRSFQYWSVMLRPAQATLGALVLAAHEPAQAFSQLSPASFAELHTVTGQIESALAKAFHYDKINYLMLMMVDPDVHFHVIPRYAQPKPFAGMEFIDAGWPAMPSLGQVNTTDAAINQHIMNHLQSCWS, encoded by the coding sequence ATGCAATATTCGATTCCATCCGATTTCAATGCCACCATGCGCAAGTTTGGCGCGCCGCAAACGATTATCCGGTCGTTTCAATACTGGTCGGTCATGCTACGCCCAGCCCAGGCGACACTGGGTGCGCTGGTTCTGGCCGCACATGAACCGGCACAGGCATTTTCGCAACTGAGCCCGGCCAGTTTCGCGGAACTACACACCGTCACCGGACAAATTGAATCGGCACTGGCAAAAGCCTTCCACTATGACAAAATCAATTATTTGATGCTGATGATGGTCGATCCCGATGTGCATTTTCATGTGATTCCACGTTATGCACAGCCCAAGCCGTTTGCCGGGATGGAATTTATCGACGCGGGCTGGCCCGCCATGCCGAGCTTGGGGCAAGTCAATACCACCGATGCGGCGATCAATCAGCACATTATGAATCACCTTCAATCCTGCTGGTCTTAA
- a CDS encoding fatty acid desaturase has product MTEEKAPYVKEFPLREAHHLVRDLMTPNPWIYWTDFLFHITLGWAAFLTALLSPAFSLWQLGGFVVAVLALYRSAIFVHELAHLKKGTFKNFRLVWNIICGIPFMIPSFTYDGVHNDHHKPDVYGTSADGEYLPFATRKPAEMIVYVLLSFLIPIALAARFVLLTPVSYLIPPLRRIVWERASSLTIDPAYRRAPDAIRNDLNWRQQELGAFLFGASVIALVALGVLPYSVLVLWYLTAVAVFILNSLRTLAAHAYRNPGDRKMTLAEQYLDSVNIPGNVLITPLWAPVGLRFHATHHLFMSMPYHNLGKAQRRLVNNLTDNSQYIKTIRSGLWPALKQIWHESSEAAKTSPQQNG; this is encoded by the coding sequence GTGACCGAAGAAAAAGCCCCTTACGTCAAAGAATTTCCGCTACGCGAAGCACATCATCTGGTACGTGACCTGATGACGCCGAATCCGTGGATTTACTGGACGGATTTTCTGTTTCACATCACGCTGGGCTGGGCGGCGTTTCTCACCGCGTTGTTATCACCCGCATTTTCGTTGTGGCAATTGGGCGGATTTGTAGTTGCCGTGCTGGCGTTGTATCGTTCGGCGATTTTCGTGCACGAACTGGCGCATTTAAAAAAAGGCACATTCAAGAATTTCCGCCTAGTGTGGAACATCATTTGCGGCATCCCGTTCATGATCCCGTCTTTCACTTACGATGGCGTGCATAACGACCATCACAAACCGGATGTGTACGGCACCAGCGCGGATGGCGAGTACCTGCCGTTTGCCACACGCAAACCGGCGGAAATGATAGTTTATGTGTTGCTATCGTTTTTGATTCCAATTGCACTGGCCGCGCGGTTTGTGCTGCTGACGCCGGTTTCCTATTTGATTCCACCGTTGCGGAGAATTGTGTGGGAACGCGCATCGTCGTTGACGATTGACCCCGCCTACCGGCGCGCGCCGGATGCGATCCGCAACGATCTCAATTGGCGCCAGCAGGAGCTGGGCGCTTTCCTATTCGGCGCGAGCGTCATTGCACTGGTTGCGTTGGGTGTGCTGCCTTATTCGGTGCTGGTGTTATGGTACCTCACCGCAGTAGCTGTGTTCATTCTCAATTCGCTGCGCACATTGGCGGCGCATGCCTACCGCAATCCTGGCGACCGCAAAATGACATTAGCCGAACAATACCTGGATTCGGTCAATATTCCCGGTAATGTTCTGATCACGCCGCTATGGGCGCCAGTCGGCTTGCGTTTTCACGCCACGCACCACTTGTTCATGAGCATGCCGTATCACAACCTCGGTAAAGCCCAGCGCCGCCTGGTCAATAACTTGACCGATAATTCGCAATACATCAAAACCATCCGCAGCGGTTTATGGCCCGCGCTCAAACAAATCTGGCACGAATCCTCCGAAGCCGCCAAAACATCACCGCAACAAAACGGCTAA
- a CDS encoding 2,3-bisphosphoglycerate-dependent phosphoglycerate mutase: protein MLKAIPTVENSQQHITQLVLLRHGQSIWNRDKKFTGWSDIPLSAKGEQEAKQAAYLLKQAGLTFDLCFTSSLQRAKTTARIVLSAMQLDIPVHESWRLNERHYGALEGMERWPAIKKFGIWPILGCQIKFDATPPYLDAHDPRFPGNLPGYAGIDKNELPLGESMQNTLARVKPYWEETIRPEIQHGKRVLIVSHRNTLRVVTMLLDQLTSAQVMKTRLATGRPLVYELDQHGHAVRHYYVD, encoded by the coding sequence ATGCTCAAAGCCATTCCAACGGTAGAAAACTCGCAGCAGCACATCACCCAGCTTGTCTTGCTGCGGCACGGCCAGAGCATCTGGAATCGCGACAAGAAATTCACCGGCTGGAGCGATATTCCCTTGAGCGCCAAGGGCGAGCAGGAAGCAAAACAAGCCGCTTATTTGCTAAAGCAGGCCGGTCTAACCTTCGATCTATGTTTTACCTCTTCCTTGCAGCGCGCCAAAACCACCGCGCGCATCGTGCTCTCCGCCATGCAACTGGATATACCGGTGCATGAAAGCTGGCGCTTGAACGAGCGCCATTACGGCGCGCTGGAAGGCATGGAACGCTGGCCAGCCATCAAGAAGTTCGGTATCTGGCCCATTCTGGGCTGCCAGATCAAATTTGATGCAACACCGCCGTATCTGGATGCGCACGATCCCCGCTTTCCCGGCAATCTCCCCGGTTACGCCGGTATCGATAAAAATGAGCTGCCGCTGGGAGAAAGCATGCAAAACACCCTGGCACGGGTAAAACCCTATTGGGAAGAAACCATCCGGCCGGAAATTCAGCACGGAAAACGTGTCCTGATAGTTTCCCATCGCAATACCTTGCGCGTAGTCACGATGCTGTTGGATCAGCTCACCTCCGCACAAGTCATGAAAACACGATTGGCTACCGGCCGGCCGCTGGTTTACGAACTGGATCAGCATGGTCACGCCGTGCGGCATTATTACGTCGACTAA
- a CDS encoding DNA-deoxyinosine glycosylase produces MPTVYSFPPIAGSQAKILILGSMPGEASLAAKQYYAHRRNAFWPIMAQLLHIDSEASYQEKIAALRSSPIALWDVLKSCKRSGSLDSMIETGTQISNDFQSFFSRHRAIAQVFFNGGTAEACFKRYVMPAQNVGLLKLSRLPSTSPANARLSFEDKCGIWHETIGSALRSCHPTPKIKQTLDGEARDAFYLCTGSTEQK; encoded by the coding sequence ATGCCGACTGTTTATAGTTTTCCTCCCATCGCCGGCAGCCAGGCGAAAATTCTGATCCTCGGCAGCATGCCGGGTGAAGCGTCATTAGCCGCCAAACAATATTACGCCCACCGCCGCAATGCCTTCTGGCCGATCATGGCGCAATTGCTGCACATCGATTCGGAAGCTTCGTATCAGGAAAAAATTGCCGCGCTGCGATCATCGCCGATCGCGCTGTGGGATGTGCTCAAATCGTGCAAGCGCAGCGGTAGCCTGGATTCGATGATTGAAACCGGCACGCAGATCAGCAATGACTTCCAGTCTTTTTTTTCCCGGCACCGCGCCATCGCGCAGGTATTTTTTAACGGCGGAACAGCGGAAGCTTGTTTTAAACGGTATGTAATGCCTGCACAAAATGTGGGTTTGCTCAAACTCTCACGGCTGCCTTCCACCAGCCCCGCCAATGCCCGTTTATCATTCGAGGATAAATGCGGAATCTGGCACGAAACGATTGGCTCAGCATTGCGTTCCTGCCATCCCACGCCAAAAATAAAGCAGACGCTTGACGGCGAAGCCCGGGATGCGTTTTACTTATGCACTGGTAGCACGGAACAAAAATGA